The proteins below come from a single Benincasa hispida cultivar B227 chromosome 4, ASM972705v1, whole genome shotgun sequence genomic window:
- the LOC120076487 gene encoding uncharacterized protein LOC120076487 has product MKKNTNPISITTSTKRSKMKSCTNSLCFFCLMKETHLATRRAGLKKCFNELPYRDDHEHVLVLSALWHIAMAQPNDKEYPSLGVFECMANLIQRGLKDKNWLLRGQNIYIPYYAAHVIGSYTMHKAEFAEKAVKSGVIPPLMELLRGKMSWVEQRVTVRALGHLASYNSTFEALVEYQEEIVKSAMEIACSCLDLVYESFVGSSEENREKYHRDLLTRGVGGREIEDRKAEEWASQLQCWCLHLVKCFASKGKCLNLICNNNPIFLKDLCGMWGGLSNYTSTGGVGLIRILSYNKASRKFIAESKEIIQTLCNLSRSSDDWQYIGIECLLLLLKDPQTRYKVIEIAAFYLIDLVEIRTLGDKTDINLGESITQALLLDYKQMETKYFKNNNQNLQRVLREIWDLKVERKRKETLLSDERLEEKKASVNLIKQQANELFRLGEIKGALRKYKEGLDLCPLKLRKQRMVLHSNKSQCHLLLREADAAISESTRALCYSNPTNSHSKSLWRRSQAYDMKGLAKESLMDCIMFVNGGMKMEEAANKRIKIPYHAARMISKQMEATWLFATARLKKLTSTTTQVKKAEDSSKNSSEGNGNIIRTTMTT; this is encoded by the coding sequence atgaagAAGAACACAAACCCCATTTCCATTACCACCTCCACCAAGCGCTCAAAGATGAAATCTTGCACCAATTCCCTTTGTTTCTTTTGCTTAATGAAAGAAACCCATTTGGCAACAAGAAGAGCTGGATTAAAGAAATGTTTCAATGAGTTACCTTATAGAGATGACCATGAGCATGTTCTTGTTCTAAGTGCACTTTGGCACATAGCCATGGCTCAACCAAATGACAAGGAATATCCTTCTCTTGGTGTGTTTGAATGCATGGCAAATTTGATCCAAAGAGGCCTCAAGGACAAAAATTGGCTTCTTAGAGGTCAAAACATTTACATTCCATATTATGCAGCTCATGTCATTGGTTCTTACACCATGCACAAGGCAGAGTTTGCAGAGAAAGCAGTAAAATCAGGAGTGATTCCACCATTAATGGAGCTTTTGAGAGGAAAAATGAGTTGGGTTGAACAAAGAGTTACTGTTAGAGCACTTGGTCATCTTGCTAGTTACAACTCAACTTTTGAAGCACTTGTTGAATATCAAGAAGAAATTGTCAAATCAGCGATGGAGATTGCATGTTCTTGTCTTGATTTAGTGTATGAAAGTTTTGTAGGATCAAGtgaagaaaatagagagaaatatcATAGAGATTTGCTTACAAGAGGAGTTGGTGGGAGAGAGATTGAGGATAGAAAAGCAGAGGAATGGGCTAGTCAACTTCAATGTTGGTGTCTTCATTTGGTCAAATGTTTTGCTTCTAAAGGGAAATGTTTGAATCTCATTTGCAACAATAACCCCATTTTCTTAAAGGATTTATGTGGAATGTGGGGTGGATTGTCAAATTACACTTCAACTGGTGGAGTTGGGCTCATAAGAATCTTGAGTTACAATAAAGCTTCAAGGAAGTTCATCGCTGAATCCAAAGAAATAATTCAGACACTTTGTAATTTGTCAAGATCTTCAGATGATTGGCAATACATTGGCATTGAATGTCTTCTACTTCTTCTCAAAGACCCACAAACCAGGTACAAAGTCATTGAAATTGCTGCCTTTTATCTCATAGATTTGGTGGAAATCAGAACACTTGGAGATAAAACAGATATTAATCTAGGTGAATCCATCACACAAGCTCTCCTATTAGATTACAAACAAATGGAAACCAAATATTTCAAGAACAACAATCAAAATCTCCAAAGGGTTTTAAGAGAAATATGGGATCTTAAAGTGGAGAGGAAAAGGAAAGAGACATTGTTGAGTGATGAGAGGCTTGAAGAGAAGAAAGCATCAGTGAATCTCATAAAACAACAAGCAAATGAACTGTTTAGATTGGGTGAAATAAAGGGAGctttaagaaaatataaagaaGGATTAGATTTGTGTCCATTGAAGTTGAGAAAACAGAGAATGGTACTTCATAGCAACAAATCACAATGCCATTTGTTGTTAAGGGAAGCAGATGCAGCCATTAGTGAATCAACTAGAGCTTTATGTTACTCAAATCCAACAAATTCTCATAGTAAAAGCTTGTGGAGAAGATCACAAGCTTATGACATGAAAGGATTGGCAAAAGAGAGCTTGATGGATTGCATAATGTTTGTCAACGGTGGAATGAAGATGGAGGAGGCTGCAAATAAGAGAATCAAGATTCCATATCATGCAGCAAGAATGATTAGCAAACAGATGGAGGCAACATGGCTTTTTGCAACAGCTAGATTAAAGAAATTGACTTCAACAACAACTCAAGTGAAAAAAGCTGAAGATTCTTCTAAAAACAGCAGTGAGGGGAATGGAAACATCATCAGAACAACCATGACTACATAA